From Centropristis striata isolate RG_2023a ecotype Rhode Island chromosome 16, C.striata_1.0, whole genome shotgun sequence, a single genomic window includes:
- the slc38a6 gene encoding probable sodium-coupled neutral amino acid transporter 6 translates to MSVNKYEAADLYRECARGDIEGNERTPLLSGSVQTRTKGASFASSVFNLMNAIMGSGILGLAYAMANTGIVGFCILLVVVSTLAAYSIHLLLKLCDQTGINSYEDLGGIALQKPGKVVVALSIIIQNIGAMSSYLFILKSELPAAIDSFVSRDDAGNAWYDDGRLLLILVTLCVVLPLALSPKIGFLGYTSSIAFFFMLYFAIVVVVKKWYIPCPLPHNMTTLSDAFQISNSSDSDCTPKLFVMSSKSGYAIPTMAFSFLCHTAILPIYCELDRPSKARMQNVTNVSIGLSFLFYLVSALFGYLTFYGNVDSELLHGYLFLHRDIMVMTVRLAILLSVLLTVPLILFPARKAASMLLFEGRPFSWLIHIFLTLTILGAVLLLAIFVPDIRNVFGVVGATTSTCLMFVFPGIFYLKINGGPLRSFDSIGAVFMVVFGFTMAIMSFTFIVITWVHDI, encoded by the exons ATGAGCGTCAACAAATATGAAGCCGCAGACTTGTACCGTGAATGTGCCCGCGGGGACATTGAGGGAAACGAGCGGACACCTTTGTTAAGT ggatcAGTGCAGACCAGGACCAAAGGAGCCTCCTTCGCCTCCTCTGTGTTTAACCTGATGAATGCCATCATGGGCAGCGGTATACTGGGTCTAGCTTATGCTATGGCTAACACTGGAATAGTTGGTTTTTG CATCCTGTTGGTAGTCGTGTCCACCCTGGCAGCATACTCTATACATCTCCTTCTGAAGCTATGTGACCAAACAG gcATCAATTCATATGAAGACCTTGGTGGTATAGCCTTGCAAAAACCAGGAAAA GTTGTGGTGGCACTTTCTATTATTATCCAAAATATTGGTG CCATGTCATCCTATTTGTTCATCCTGAAGTCGGAGCTTCCTGCAGCCATCGACAGCTTCGTGAGCCGAGACGACGCAGG AAACGCCTGGTATGATGACGGCAGGTTGCTTCTGATCCTCGTCACACTTTGTGTTGTTCTACCTCTGGCATTGTCCCCGAAAATTG GCTTCCTGGGCTACACCAGCAGCATTGCCTTTTTCTTTATGCTGTACTTTGCAATTGTG GTCGTGGTCAAGAAATGGTACATCCCCTGCCCGCTGCCTCACAACATGACTACACTTTCAGATGCCTTCCAG ATCTCAAATTCCTCTGACTCAGACTGCACACCAAAACTCTTTGTCATGTCCAGTAAG AGCGGCTACGCCATCCCAACCATGGCCTTCTCCTTCCTGTGCCACACAGCTATCCTGCCAATCTACTGCGAACTGGACAG ACCGTCTAAGGCCAGGATGCAGAATGTTACAAATGTCAGTATTGGCCTCAGCTTCCTGTTTTACCTCGTTTCTGCGCTGTTCGGCTACCTCACCTTCTACG GTAATGTGGACTCTGAGCTGTTGCACGGCTACCTGTTCCTGCATCGGGACATCATGGTGATGACGGTTCGACTGGCCATCCTGCTCTCTGTGCTGCTGACTGTTCCCCTTATTCTGTTTCCT GCCCGTAAGGCTGCATCCATGCTGCTGTTTGAAGGACGGCCCTTCTCCTGGCTGATCCATATCTTTTTAACTCTAACCATCCTGGGTgcggtgctgctgctggccaTCTTTGTGCCTGATATCAGAAACGTGTTTGGAGTAGTGG GAGCAACAACATCCACCTGcctgatgtttgttttcccCGGCATTTTCTACCTCAAGATCAACGGAGGACCTCTCAGATCCTTTGACTCTATTGGG GCTGTGTTTATGGTGGTCTTTGGTTTCACTATGGCAATCATGAGCTTCACTTTCATTGTCATCACATGGGTGCATGACATCTAA
- the trmt5 gene encoding tRNA (guanine(37)-N1)-methyltransferase isoform X2, whose amino-acid sequence MLLYRVFASVQSENTLKAAGVYSSFCSAASLPASACSGFAVNPTMEHKLYQPPPEVRGMTSLDKEAFTQTVTVPALRVPTGVLNKVVKSLKKATIQRPGVPRVVQDKEESSDFRLVLLDPNRVTSSSSFSEAEAEALRSFSVPEELHHYELRLTYHNLKSEEVLEAVLPQGQDVTSAFSRVGHIAHMNLREHQLPYKNLIGQVIMDKNPGVTCVVNKTNTIDSTYRNFKMEVMAGEENMVAKVKENGVTYEFDFSRVYWNPRLSTEHQRVVELVNRGDTVFDVFAGVGPFAIPAARRGANVLANDLNPESYRWLQHNCKLNKVEKKVRAFNLDGRAFVQGPVKQELPELLKGKAGVHVVMNLPALALDFLDAFRGLLHQEPPCEEKLPTVHCYGFSKDDNPETDMVARASRSLGFPLKDRCSVHFVRNVAPNKDMMCVSFTLPKEVLFSNDQEQTESSEEPAPKRQKCEEATDST is encoded by the exons at GCTCCTCTACAGAGTCTTTGCGTCTGTACAAAGTGAAAACACCCTAAAAGCTGCCGGTGTTTACAGCAGTTTCTGCTCTGCGGCCTCACTGCCAGCCTCAGCTTGTTCTGGTTTTGCTGTGAACCCCACAATGGAGCATAAACTGTACCAGCCCCCTCCAGAGGTCCGGGGTATGACCTCTCTGGACAAGGAGGCCTTCACACAGACCGTCACCGTCCCAGCTCTACGGGTGCCCACAGGGGTCTTAAACAAAGTGGTTAAGAGCCTGAAGAAGGCGACCATCCAGCGCCCAGGGGTGCCCAGAGTGGTGCAAGATAAAGAGGAGAGTAGTGACTTTCGCCTGGTCCTGTTGGACCCAAACAGAGTGACCTCCTCGAGCTCCTTCAGTGAGGCTGAGGCCGAGGCTCTGAGGTCCTTCAGCGTCCCAGAGGAGCTGCACCACTACGAGCTGCGGCTCACCTATCACAACCTGAAGAGCGAAGAGGTGCTGGAGGCCGTGCTCCCTCAGGGTCAGGATGTGACATCCGCCTTCAGCCGGGTGGGACACATCGCACACATGAACCTGAGGGAACACCAGCTCCCATACAAGAACCTCATAG GTCAGGTCATCATGGACAAAAACCCCGGAGTCACCTGTGTGGTCAACAAGACAAACACGATTGACTCGACGTACCGTAACTTTAAGATGGAGGTGATGGCCGGAGAGGAGAACATGGTCGCTAAA GTGAAGGAAAACGGCGTGACATACGAGTTTGATTTTTCTCGTGTTTACTGGAATCCCCGGCTAAGCACGGAGCACCAGCGTGTGGTGGAGCTGGTGAACCGTGGCGACACCGTGTTTGATGTGTTTGCCGGCGTCGGACCCTTCGCCATCCCAGCCGCTCGCAGGGGAGCCAACGTGTTGGCCAACGACCTCAACCCAGAGTCCTACCGATGGCTGCAGCACAACTGCAAACTCAACAAGGTGGAGAAAAAGGTCCGAGCCTTCAACCTGGACGGCAGAGCGTTCGTCCAGGGGCCCGTGAAGCAGGAGCTGCCTGAGCTGCTGAAGGGGAAAGCCGGCGTTCACGTGGTGATGAATCTGCCGGCCCTGGCTCTGGACTTCCTGGATGCATTCAGGGGCCTGCTGCACCAGGAGCCTCCGTGTGAGGAGAAGCTACCCACAGTGCACTGCTACGGCTTCTCTAAAGACGACAACCCTGAGACGGATATGGTGGCGAGGGCTTCCCGCAGCCTCGGCTTCCCCCTGAAGGACCGATGTTCTGTGCATTTTGTGCGTAATGTAGCACCCAACAAAGATATGATGTGTGTGAGTTTCACACTCCCTAAAGAGGTCCTCTTCAGCAACGATCAGGAGCAAACAG AGTCCTCAGAGGAACCAGCCCCAAAGAGACAGAAGTGTGAAGAAGCTACAGACTCGACGTAA
- the trmt5 gene encoding tRNA (guanine(37)-N1)-methyltransferase isoform X1 — MLRLLYRVFASVQSENTLKAAGVYSSFCSAASLPASACSGFAVNPTMEHKLYQPPPEVRGMTSLDKEAFTQTVTVPALRVPTGVLNKVVKSLKKATIQRPGVPRVVQDKEESSDFRLVLLDPNRVTSSSSFSEAEAEALRSFSVPEELHHYELRLTYHNLKSEEVLEAVLPQGQDVTSAFSRVGHIAHMNLREHQLPYKNLIGQVIMDKNPGVTCVVNKTNTIDSTYRNFKMEVMAGEENMVAKVKENGVTYEFDFSRVYWNPRLSTEHQRVVELVNRGDTVFDVFAGVGPFAIPAARRGANVLANDLNPESYRWLQHNCKLNKVEKKVRAFNLDGRAFVQGPVKQELPELLKGKAGVHVVMNLPALALDFLDAFRGLLHQEPPCEEKLPTVHCYGFSKDDNPETDMVARASRSLGFPLKDRCSVHFVRNVAPNKDMMCVSFTLPKEVLFSNDQEQTESSEEPAPKRQKCEEATDST; from the exons ATGTTGAG GCTCCTCTACAGAGTCTTTGCGTCTGTACAAAGTGAAAACACCCTAAAAGCTGCCGGTGTTTACAGCAGTTTCTGCTCTGCGGCCTCACTGCCAGCCTCAGCTTGTTCTGGTTTTGCTGTGAACCCCACAATGGAGCATAAACTGTACCAGCCCCCTCCAGAGGTCCGGGGTATGACCTCTCTGGACAAGGAGGCCTTCACACAGACCGTCACCGTCCCAGCTCTACGGGTGCCCACAGGGGTCTTAAACAAAGTGGTTAAGAGCCTGAAGAAGGCGACCATCCAGCGCCCAGGGGTGCCCAGAGTGGTGCAAGATAAAGAGGAGAGTAGTGACTTTCGCCTGGTCCTGTTGGACCCAAACAGAGTGACCTCCTCGAGCTCCTTCAGTGAGGCTGAGGCCGAGGCTCTGAGGTCCTTCAGCGTCCCAGAGGAGCTGCACCACTACGAGCTGCGGCTCACCTATCACAACCTGAAGAGCGAAGAGGTGCTGGAGGCCGTGCTCCCTCAGGGTCAGGATGTGACATCCGCCTTCAGCCGGGTGGGACACATCGCACACATGAACCTGAGGGAACACCAGCTCCCATACAAGAACCTCATAG GTCAGGTCATCATGGACAAAAACCCCGGAGTCACCTGTGTGGTCAACAAGACAAACACGATTGACTCGACGTACCGTAACTTTAAGATGGAGGTGATGGCCGGAGAGGAGAACATGGTCGCTAAA GTGAAGGAAAACGGCGTGACATACGAGTTTGATTTTTCTCGTGTTTACTGGAATCCCCGGCTAAGCACGGAGCACCAGCGTGTGGTGGAGCTGGTGAACCGTGGCGACACCGTGTTTGATGTGTTTGCCGGCGTCGGACCCTTCGCCATCCCAGCCGCTCGCAGGGGAGCCAACGTGTTGGCCAACGACCTCAACCCAGAGTCCTACCGATGGCTGCAGCACAACTGCAAACTCAACAAGGTGGAGAAAAAGGTCCGAGCCTTCAACCTGGACGGCAGAGCGTTCGTCCAGGGGCCCGTGAAGCAGGAGCTGCCTGAGCTGCTGAAGGGGAAAGCCGGCGTTCACGTGGTGATGAATCTGCCGGCCCTGGCTCTGGACTTCCTGGATGCATTCAGGGGCCTGCTGCACCAGGAGCCTCCGTGTGAGGAGAAGCTACCCACAGTGCACTGCTACGGCTTCTCTAAAGACGACAACCCTGAGACGGATATGGTGGCGAGGGCTTCCCGCAGCCTCGGCTTCCCCCTGAAGGACCGATGTTCTGTGCATTTTGTGCGTAATGTAGCACCCAACAAAGATATGATGTGTGTGAGTTTCACACTCCCTAAAGAGGTCCTCTTCAGCAACGATCAGGAGCAAACAG AGTCCTCAGAGGAACCAGCCCCAAAGAGACAGAAGTGTGAAGAAGCTACAGACTCGACGTAA